From one Flavobacteriales bacterium genomic stretch:
- a CDS encoding sulfite oxidase translates to MKSRRNFIKRSSIATLGALIGSRIVFGNNLPKDYVPVILQDGDPYSMFKKHKDMVVLNNKPWNIESAPHLLDDKVTPNDKMFVRNNGLIPEDIDVNKWTLTIDGESVAKPKTYTLQELKTKFPQHTYQLTIECGGNGRKEFNPPAKGNQWEYGAVSCAEWTGVRLADVLKDVGIKSNAVYIGYYGADVHLTGNPEKVVISRGVPMSKALEDETLIAFKMNGEEIPLAHGYPLRLVAGGWPASVSGKWLKRIAVRNVVHDGPKMESPSYRVPCKPVAPGDKVADEDMCIIESMPVKSLITYPKTGAMLDKGKTLSIRGHAWAGDLEVSQMEYSIDFGSTWKPCKLEKAANRLAWQHFSATVSFPEDGYYEVWARATDSDGNAQPMVLPNWNPKGYLNNACHRIAVKVK, encoded by the coding sequence ATGAAAAGCAGAAGAAATTTTATCAAGCGTTCGTCAATAGCAACGCTAGGAGCCCTTATCGGTTCACGAATTGTATTCGGAAACAACCTTCCAAAGGATTACGTGCCTGTTATTCTTCAGGATGGAGACCCGTACTCCATGTTCAAGAAGCATAAGGACATGGTGGTTCTCAACAACAAACCTTGGAACATCGAATCGGCTCCGCATTTGCTGGACGATAAGGTCACGCCAAACGATAAGATGTTCGTCCGAAATAACGGATTGATACCAGAAGACATAGATGTAAACAAATGGACCTTGACCATTGATGGTGAGTCGGTTGCTAAACCCAAAACCTATACGCTACAAGAGCTGAAGACCAAATTCCCTCAGCATACATACCAGTTAACAATAGAATGTGGAGGTAATGGTAGAAAGGAATTCAACCCGCCAGCCAAGGGAAACCAGTGGGAATACGGTGCGGTTTCCTGTGCCGAATGGACCGGAGTTCGCTTGGCAGATGTGTTGAAAGATGTCGGCATCAAAAGCAACGCGGTTTACATCGGTTATTATGGCGCGGATGTTCACCTCACTGGAAACCCCGAAAAAGTGGTCATCTCCAGAGGCGTTCCAATGAGCAAAGCGCTGGAAGATGAAACACTTATCGCCTTCAAAATGAATGGCGAAGAAATTCCTTTGGCGCACGGTTATCCCTTAAGGTTGGTGGCTGGCGGTTGGCCTGCTTCCGTATCTGGAAAATGGCTCAAGAGGATTGCTGTTAGGAATGTGGTTCATGATGGACCCAAGATGGAATCTCCGAGCTATCGTGTTCCGTGCAAACCTGTTGCACCAGGTGACAAGGTTGCCGATGAAGACATGTGTATCATCGAATCGATGCCTGTGAAATCGCTCATCACCTACCCAAAAACGGGCGCCATGCTTGATAAAGGAAAAACGCTGAGTATCCGTGGTCATGCTTGGGCCGGTGATCTGGAAGTAAGCCAAATGGAATATTCCATCGATTTTGGTTCAACATGGAAACCTTGCAAACTAGAGAAGGCTGCCAATCGCTTGGCGTGGCAACATTTCAGTGCTACGGTTTCCTTCCCAGAAGACGGTTATTACGAAGTTTGGGCACGTGCAACTGATAGCGATGGAAATGCACAGCCTATGGTTTTGCCGAACTGGAATCCGAAAGGATATTTGAATAACGCTTGCCACCGAATTGCCGTTAAGGTCAAATAA
- the moaA gene encoding GTP 3',8-cyclase MoaA, with product MSAETNILVDQFGRKHDYLRISLTERCNLRCTYCMPAEGIVLRPREEFMRTEEVMAIAKTFVDLGVKKIRLTGGEPLVRKDAGAVIELLSSLPVELSISTNGILIDQHIDRLEVCGVKAVNVSLDSLKRERMLAITRRDYFDRITQNIQLLIDRGFDVKINNVVTKGVNDDEIIDFIQWTKETPVTVRFIEFMPFNGNEWDWSKGVSLDDILKRTSDHFGPFGFERISDRPNDTSKNYRLKNSAGSFAIISTVTNPFCDSCNRIRLTADGKLKNCLFSGSETDLLTAMRNGEDLMPLITSSIQNKKAVRAGMESFEDFSNPDEHGNNREMVAIGG from the coding sequence ATGAGCGCAGAAACCAACATATTGGTCGATCAGTTCGGCAGAAAGCACGATTATTTGCGCATTTCCTTAACGGAACGCTGTAATCTGCGCTGCACCTATTGCATGCCAGCAGAAGGAATTGTGCTTCGTCCGCGCGAGGAATTCATGCGAACCGAAGAAGTGATGGCCATTGCCAAAACCTTCGTTGATCTTGGCGTGAAAAAGATCCGCCTGACAGGCGGAGAGCCGTTAGTTCGGAAAGACGCGGGAGCGGTGATCGAATTGCTTTCCTCGCTTCCGGTGGAGTTGAGTATTTCCACCAACGGTATTCTCATTGATCAACATATCGATAGACTGGAAGTGTGTGGCGTCAAAGCAGTTAATGTCAGTCTTGATTCGCTAAAACGCGAACGCATGCTGGCCATTACCAGACGAGATTACTTCGACCGAATTACGCAGAATATCCAACTACTGATTGACCGTGGTTTTGACGTGAAGATCAATAATGTGGTGACGAAAGGTGTGAATGACGATGAGATCATCGATTTCATACAATGGACCAAGGAAACGCCCGTTACGGTTCGGTTTATTGAATTCATGCCCTTTAATGGCAACGAATGGGATTGGAGTAAAGGCGTTTCGTTGGATGATATTCTGAAGCGAACATCAGACCATTTTGGCCCGTTTGGATTTGAACGAATTTCTGACAGACCAAATGATACTTCAAAGAACTATCGTCTCAAAAACTCAGCGGGCTCTTTCGCCATCATCAGCACGGTCACGAATCCATTCTGTGATAGTTGCAACCGCATTCGACTTACGGCAGATGGTAAACTGAAGAATTGCCTGTTCTCCGGTTCGGAAACCGATCTACTAACAGCGATGAGAAACGGAGAAGATCTTATGCCACTGATCACCTCATCGATTCAAAACAAAAAGGCAGTCCGTGCTGGAATGGAATCTTTCGAAGATTTCTCTAACCCAGACGAGCACGGAAACAACCGTGAAATGGTGGCGATTGGAGGTTGA
- the moaCB gene encoding bifunctional molybdenum cofactor biosynthesis protein MoaC/MoaB codes for MIDITHKSNTLREATAQAIVRVSKPETIEALKNRTVPKGDVFEMAKAAGLLGVKKTADLLPDCHPMPIEQASIEYSMDGLEITILMHVKTIYKTGVEVEAMHGASVVALTMYDMLKPIDKGVEIHHIKLLKKKGGKSDFTNRFRKDLQAVVVVCSDTISRGEKEDKAGKAIISKLESCDVKIADYLVIPDEVKAIQSEVNKAVERGADMVIFTGGTGLSKRDVTPEAIIPMLDRNIPGIAEAVRSYGQDRTPYSMLSRTVSGVIGETLVLALPGSTNGAKESMDALFPPLLHIFGILKGARHD; via the coding sequence ATGATTGACATCACACATAAATCGAACACGCTTCGCGAAGCAACGGCACAGGCCATTGTTCGCGTGAGCAAACCCGAAACCATTGAGGCGCTGAAGAACAGAACCGTTCCGAAAGGCGATGTGTTTGAAATGGCGAAAGCCGCAGGGCTTTTAGGCGTGAAGAAAACTGCTGATCTGCTGCCTGATTGCCATCCGATGCCCATTGAGCAGGCCAGCATCGAATACAGCATGGATGGGCTAGAAATCACCATTCTGATGCATGTGAAAACCATCTATAAAACGGGAGTGGAGGTGGAAGCGATGCACGGAGCAAGCGTAGTGGCGCTGACGATGTACGACATGCTCAAACCGATTGACAAAGGCGTGGAGATCCATCACATCAAACTCCTGAAAAAGAAGGGCGGAAAATCGGATTTCACCAACCGTTTCAGGAAAGACCTGCAAGCGGTGGTGGTGGTCTGTTCTGATACCATCTCCAGAGGCGAAAAAGAAGACAAAGCGGGAAAAGCCATCATCTCTAAACTGGAAAGTTGTGATGTGAAGATTGCTGATTACTTGGTGATTCCAGACGAAGTGAAAGCGATTCAATCGGAAGTAAATAAAGCAGTTGAACGTGGCGCGGACATGGTCATTTTCACAGGTGGAACAGGTCTTTCGAAGCGTGATGTGACACCAGAGGCAATCATCCCAATGCTGGATAGAAATATTCCAGGGATTGCAGAAGCTGTTCGCAGTTACGGACAGGACCGCACCCCTTATTCTATGCTTTCGCGAACGGTTTCTGGAGTGATAGGTGAAACGCTGGTCTTGGCTTTGCCGGGTTCAACCAATGGAGCCAAGGAAAGTATGGATGCACTGTTTCCTCCGTTGCTCCACATTTTCGGAATCCTGAAAGGTGCTCGCCACGATTGA
- a CDS encoding HesA/MoeB/ThiF family protein — MRYARQIALNEVGESGQQKLMNAKVLVIGAGGLGCPALQYLAAAGIGTIGIVDGDVVNETNLHRQVLYTNSDVGKPKVEVAAERLKQLNSEVEIQTFFEFLTAGNAMDIVANYDLLVDATDNFAARYRINDVCVKLDKPFVYGAIHQFEGQVSVFNYKGGPTYRCLFPDKPGENQIPNCNETGVLGVLPGIIGTYQATEVLKIILGIGEVLSGKLMTFNLLTNSTRTFEFSRNDEQVQKVKEKAIAAREKHAL; from the coding sequence ATGAGATATGCACGCCAAATAGCATTGAATGAAGTTGGCGAAAGCGGACAGCAGAAATTGATGAACGCCAAAGTGCTGGTCATTGGTGCTGGTGGATTGGGTTGTCCTGCACTTCAATACTTGGCCGCTGCAGGTATTGGAACCATCGGAATAGTTGATGGCGATGTAGTGAACGAGACGAATCTGCACAGACAAGTGCTTTACACCAATTCTGATGTTGGAAAGCCTAAAGTTGAAGTTGCGGCTGAGCGATTGAAACAACTCAATTCAGAAGTGGAAATCCAAACGTTTTTCGAGTTTCTAACTGCTGGAAATGCCATGGATATTGTTGCGAATTACGACTTACTTGTGGATGCCACAGACAATTTCGCAGCGCGTTATCGCATTAATGACGTCTGCGTGAAATTGGACAAACCGTTCGTTTACGGAGCCATTCATCAGTTTGAGGGACAGGTTTCGGTGTTCAATTACAAAGGCGGCCCAACGTATCGCTGCTTATTTCCAGATAAGCCTGGCGAAAACCAGATTCCGAATTGCAATGAAACAGGCGTGTTGGGTGTACTTCCTGGAATTATTGGCACATATCAGGCTACCGAAGTTTTGAAAATCATTCTCGGAATCGGAGAGGTATTGTCAGGAAAACTGATGACGTTTAATCTCCTCACAAATTCCACCCGAACGTTTGAGTTTTCTCGAAATGACGAACAGGTTCAGAAAGTGAAAGAAAAAGCTATTGCCGCACGCGAAAAACATGCACTATGA
- a CDS encoding molybdenum cofactor biosynthesis protein MoaE, which yields MTKERKPKNVFVQGPITPEKIATSIAHHQVKTNIGGHDIFLGQVRADEIDGKTVSAIDYTAYEEMANQAFHEIREAAFEKFDLTCMHIYHSLGRVNAGEICLFVFTSSAHRKDCFEATRYLVEEIKTKVPVFGKEVFEDGTHIWKENK from the coding sequence ATGACCAAAGAACGAAAACCGAAAAACGTATTTGTTCAAGGGCCGATAACACCTGAGAAGATTGCAACCTCCATTGCACATCATCAAGTGAAAACCAATATTGGTGGCCACGATATTTTTCTTGGTCAGGTGCGCGCAGACGAGATTGACGGAAAGACCGTCTCGGCCATCGATTATACGGCTTATGAGGAAATGGCCAATCAAGCATTTCATGAAATTCGCGAAGCTGCATTTGAAAAATTCGACCTCACCTGCATGCACATTTACCACAGTTTGGGGCGCGTGAATGCTGGCGAAATCTGCCTGTTCGTATTCACATCATCGGCACACAGAAAGGATTGTTTTGAAGCCACGCGGTATTTGGTGGAAGAGATAAAAACCAAAGTTCCCGTGTTTGGAAAAGAGGTTTTTGAGGACGGAACACATATTTGGAAAGAGAACAAATAA
- a CDS encoding MoaD/ThiS family protein, with the protein MKFNVKYFGMIAEWAGSENDQLDFSGTSVAELRSEIEKRIPGLNSASYQIAVNHVIVAEDAIITLGDEIAVLPPFAGG; encoded by the coding sequence ATGAAATTCAACGTAAAATACTTCGGAATGATAGCCGAATGGGCTGGCTCAGAGAACGACCAACTGGACTTCTCTGGAACGAGCGTTGCGGAGCTGCGAAGTGAGATTGAGAAGCGGATTCCGGGTTTGAACAGCGCATCGTATCAAATTGCCGTGAATCATGTGATTGTAGCTGAAGATGCGATTATCACGCTCGGAGATGAAATTGCCGTTTTACCTCCATTTGCAGGCGGATGA
- a CDS encoding sterol desaturase family protein — translation MSEFFDIILTAIGNYWGWIVSEVTFNYDYKPWYQNYFWGLTVLSLLVWGLEIAFPWRKNQPIVRKDFWLDGFYMYFNFFIFGLVITGVYALIEYSAGLFGLTMTSLSFFDFTALPAWAQILIFFVLNDFVQWFTHVILHRYEFFWRFHKVHHSVQEMGFAAHLRYHWMENVFYKPLKTLAVMLVGGFEPEQAFFIHFVAITIGHLNHANVRITWGPLKYIFNNSVMHLFHHMKALPEGQMPGVNFGISLSSWDYIFGTNYIPQSEDGTYELGFDDIDEFPVHSFWKQLFYGFKK, via the coding sequence ATGAGCGAATTTTTTGACATCATCCTAACTGCCATTGGTAACTACTGGGGCTGGATTGTAAGCGAAGTAACCTTCAACTACGACTACAAACCGTGGTACCAGAATTATTTCTGGGGATTAACCGTGCTTTCACTACTGGTTTGGGGATTGGAAATTGCCTTTCCGTGGAGAAAGAACCAGCCGATTGTCCGAAAGGATTTCTGGTTGGACGGATTTTACATGTATTTCAACTTTTTCATCTTCGGATTGGTAATTACAGGCGTTTACGCGCTGATTGAGTACTCTGCAGGTCTGTTCGGTTTAACGATGACCTCCTTGAGCTTCTTTGACTTCACGGCTTTACCGGCTTGGGCGCAGATTCTCATCTTCTTCGTTCTGAACGATTTTGTGCAGTGGTTTACACACGTAATACTTCATCGCTATGAGTTTTTCTGGCGATTCCATAAAGTACATCACTCTGTACAGGAAATGGGTTTTGCCGCTCACCTACGTTACCACTGGATGGAGAACGTATTCTACAAGCCTCTAAAAACATTGGCCGTCATGTTGGTTGGTGGATTCGAACCAGAACAAGCGTTCTTTATTCACTTCGTAGCCATCACCATTGGGCACTTGAATCATGCGAATGTTCGCATTACTTGGGGACCGCTGAAGTACATTTTCAACAACTCGGTAATGCACCTTTTTCATCACATGAAAGCGTTGCCAGAAGGTCAGATGCCAGGTGTGAATTTTGGTATCAGTCTTTCAAGTTGGGATTACATTTTCGGAACGAATTACATTCCACAAAGCGAGGATGGAACGTACGAATTAGGTTTCGATGACATTGATGAGTTTCCAGTTCATTCTTTCTGGAAACAGCTGTTTTACGGATTTAAGAAATAG
- a CDS encoding sulfite exporter TauE/SafE family protein has protein sequence MNLFEIDGIGWFLALLPIVAFMYAAVGHGGASGYLALMALWSFPVSMMKPTALVLNLFVAAISFFAYARKGHFNSKLFLAFALASVPMAFLGGMIEIDASIYKKILAVLLVFAVLKMLSVFGKESDRIKDVPFWHGMLAGAAIGLFSGMIGIGGGIILSPVILIMGWGRMKEAASVSAAFIWVNSAAGLAGHFSRGITIEPQAYMLIAIALIGGLLGGYFGSMRFDNLVLKRMLAFVLIIACAKLFFT, from the coding sequence ATGAACCTATTTGAAATAGATGGAATCGGCTGGTTTTTGGCGCTCTTGCCCATTGTGGCATTCATGTATGCTGCTGTCGGTCATGGTGGCGCCAGTGGCTATTTGGCGCTCATGGCCTTGTGGTCGTTTCCTGTTTCGATGATGAAACCGACCGCGTTGGTGCTTAATCTGTTCGTAGCGGCCATTTCGTTTTTCGCTTACGCGAGGAAAGGACACTTCAATTCCAAGTTGTTTTTGGCGTTCGCTTTAGCGTCTGTTCCTATGGCATTTTTGGGTGGCATGATTGAGATTGACGCATCCATTTACAAGAAGATCTTGGCGGTGTTGCTGGTCTTTGCCGTACTGAAAATGTTGAGCGTTTTCGGAAAAGAAAGCGATCGGATCAAAGACGTTCCTTTCTGGCACGGAATGCTTGCTGGCGCAGCCATCGGTCTGTTTTCTGGGATGATCGGCATTGGAGGCGGAATCATTCTCAGTCCCGTCATTCTCATTATGGGTTGGGGAAGAATGAAAGAGGCTGCATCTGTTTCTGCTGCGTTCATCTGGGTGAATTCAGCAGCTGGATTGGCTGGTCATTTCAGTCGTGGAATTACGATTGAACCACAGGCGTACATGCTCATCGCAATCGCGTTGATTGGTGGTTTGTTGGGTGGCTATTTTGGCAGCATGCGCTTCGACAATCTGGTGCTGAAACGTATGCTTGCTTTCGTGCTGATCATTGCCTGCGCTAAACTCTTTTTCACATGA
- a CDS encoding LysR family transcriptional regulator yields the protein MYNIAIGNKLWIEKNGQFFLGKGRVELLKAIDSFGSINAAAKSMQMSYKKAWKTIDDMNSLADEPLVVRTTGGSGGGGTSVTEAGKDAIALYERVNANCHSFLEDELKNVQS from the coding sequence ATGTATAACATTGCTATCGGAAACAAACTTTGGATTGAGAAAAACGGTCAATTTTTCCTTGGAAAAGGTAGGGTTGAACTGCTGAAAGCGATTGATTCGTTTGGTTCCATCAATGCGGCCGCCAAAAGCATGCAGATGTCGTACAAAAAGGCGTGGAAAACCATCGATGATATGAACTCATTGGCTGATGAACCCTTGGTTGTTCGCACTACAGGCGGAAGCGGAGGTGGCGGAACGTCCGTTACCGAAGCTGGCAAAGATGCCATTGCGCTCTACGAACGTGTTAATGCCAATTGTCATTCATTTCTTGAAGATGAACTCAAAAATGTGCAGTCATGA
- a CDS encoding molybdopterin molybdotransferase MoeA has translation MISVEEAKSLIADYSAPIRLVRIDVAESAGYVLAEDVLSPIDMPPFPQSAMDGYALGIGPKTAESEFRLIGEVAAGSPVHYDLKTNECVRIFTGAAVPESATAVVQQEWIERDGDTIILQREVAEMMHIRPKGEQMKTGEVALEKGTLITPGTIGFLYMLGITSVGVYAKPKTTILITGNELVEPGTDLEYGQIYESNSQMLISALHREGTDSESNRISDSLDETIEMIGKALQTNDLIIITGGISVGDHDHVGSALSELGVKQVFYKVAQKPGKPLFFGTKDGKAIFALPGNPAASLTCFYEYVLPVLRKFYGRKDVWLPSFQLPLAEQNSIRPLGRAQFLKATVQSGSVEILEGQSSAMLNTFALANALVYVEANCEPKSAGDLVEVHLLPS, from the coding sequence ATGATTTCAGTCGAAGAAGCAAAATCCCTCATTGCTGATTACAGCGCTCCAATCCGTTTAGTGCGCATAGATGTGGCTGAAAGCGCTGGATATGTTCTTGCAGAAGACGTGCTTTCGCCCATCGATATGCCGCCATTTCCGCAAAGCGCCATGGATGGTTATGCCTTGGGAATTGGTCCGAAAACTGCTGAATCCGAGTTCAGACTGATAGGAGAAGTGGCCGCAGGAAGTCCTGTTCACTACGACCTAAAAACAAACGAATGTGTTCGGATTTTTACAGGAGCAGCAGTTCCCGAAAGTGCTACCGCGGTTGTGCAGCAAGAATGGATTGAACGCGATGGAGATACCATCATCCTTCAGCGCGAAGTAGCCGAAATGATGCACATCCGACCGAAGGGAGAGCAGATGAAAACAGGTGAGGTTGCGCTTGAAAAAGGCACGCTAATCACGCCCGGAACCATTGGGTTTTTGTACATGCTTGGCATCACATCCGTGGGTGTTTACGCCAAGCCAAAAACCACCATTCTTATTACCGGAAACGAACTGGTAGAACCTGGAACGGACCTCGAATACGGACAGATCTACGAGAGTAATTCTCAGATGCTGATTTCTGCCTTGCACAGAGAAGGAACCGATTCTGAAAGTAATCGCATTTCTGATAGTTTGGATGAGACGATTGAGATGATTGGCAAAGCACTACAAACCAACGATCTCATCATCATTACAGGCGGAATTTCTGTTGGCGACCACGATCACGTTGGATCAGCTTTGTCTGAACTTGGAGTGAAACAAGTGTTTTACAAAGTGGCTCAGAAACCTGGCAAACCACTTTTTTTCGGAACGAAAGATGGGAAAGCCATCTTCGCATTGCCCGGAAATCCTGCCGCAAGCCTCACGTGTTTCTACGAATATGTTCTTCCCGTTCTGCGCAAATTTTACGGTCGAAAGGATGTTTGGCTTCCTTCGTTTCAATTGCCGCTTGCCGAGCAGAATTCCATTCGCCCCTTAGGCCGAGCTCAATTCCTGAAGGCAACGGTTCAGAGTGGTTCAGTTGAAATCCTTGAAGGACAAAGCTCGGCCATGCTCAACACCTTTGCGTTGGCCAACGCTTTGGTGTATGTAGAAGCGAATTGCGAACCTAAGTCAGCTGGCGATTTAGTTGAGGTTCATCTCTTGCCATCGTAA
- a CDS encoding monoheme cytochrome C, with protein sequence MLDQIQGHIKFIARAIYVLVIGVAAIVYYIINPPAFEFSMPSKDAAVVAEAPLPEYENGIHLATGFKEGENLQLVINNCTTCHSAKMVTQNRATREGWQTMIRWMQETQNLWDLGESEPLILDYLAKYYAPEAAGRRQPLTNIDWYELEN encoded by the coding sequence ATCCTTGACCAGATCCAGGGACACATCAAATTCATAGCTCGTGCAATCTACGTGCTTGTTATTGGTGTGGCAGCAATTGTCTACTACATCATCAATCCACCAGCGTTCGAATTTTCAATGCCAAGCAAAGACGCTGCTGTTGTTGCAGAAGCTCCTTTGCCCGAATATGAGAATGGAATTCATCTCGCCACTGGATTTAAGGAAGGAGAAAACCTTCAATTGGTCATTAATAATTGCACCACGTGCCATTCTGCCAAGATGGTAACGCAAAATCGCGCTACCCGAGAAGGGTGGCAAACGATGATCCGATGGATGCAGGAAACACAGAACCTTTGGGATCTGGGAGAAAGCGAACCGCTGATCTTAGACTATTTGGCCAAATACTACGCACCAGAGGCAGCTGGTCGCAGACAACCACTTACCAATATAGATTGGTATGAATTGGAGAACTAG
- a CDS encoding SprB repeat-containing protein, whose protein sequence is MLLLLVFSEQALAQCGNNNTFLADLTPTSCPGSATNTCVQGGQYVTVDVVAGNTYTFSTCGDTDFDTQITLYNGGTSVGYNDDACGTQSSITWIANYTGSLRVLIDRWPCLNSTACMTLNITCTPPCAGGPVCTGAAADVCETACNLGVLTAPTACPDGVGTQQSWCGSNIGATAANPYSYQLSCSGGGDMPTFVPEVWYSFTPQGNSLSIAVNGLISPSIGLWSGDCAGLAGIGCANGSGSANLIVEPVIPGNTYYLQVSGGSVGDVDDFELSITNSFNCDICLTEASISVNPPPTNGFYQNGTSVEFCYTIDTWVQQNINWLHGVQVSFGAGWDQSTLTTVPAASVDGMGTWNWYTGPIASAIPANGSFPSGFYYESIQDDDFDNSPSDPGDNYGDEGDGGWEFCWTITSSDCPPGSDGMNLGVNVTTTADGESGDWTSYACSPDPSVVSNAILTCCPEPILVNLVANPCFGDCLGSATVVGDGIGPYNYTWVRDSNNSIVFTDNNNGGSSTAINLCAGTYTITVEDTYSSCVTEIVVTITEPTVVSGSSINSPATCNAFSDGSTTVTASGGTPPYTFDIGSGPQASGAFIGLAAGSYSVTVLDANNCSDVVPITISEPTPVVGTLDATVDADCNGAATGSATVSASGGTAPYTFDIGAGPQASGTFTGLTAGSYTVNILDANSCPTSVAVVIAEPAVLVLSEDAVTDATCGSANGSFTVSASGGTTAYSYDIGSGPQASGTFTALVAGTYN, encoded by the coding sequence ATGCTTTTGCTGCTTGTTTTTTCAGAACAAGCGCTTGCTCAATGCGGTAACAACAACACTTTTCTTGCCGACTTGACACCCACAAGTTGCCCTGGATCAGCGACCAACACCTGTGTGCAAGGAGGGCAATATGTAACGGTCGATGTAGTTGCAGGCAATACCTATACGTTCTCGACTTGTGGCGATACTGATTTTGACACTCAAATTACGTTGTACAATGGAGGTACTTCAGTCGGTTATAATGACGATGCATGCGGAACTCAATCCAGCATCACTTGGATAGCTAATTACACAGGTTCTCTGAGGGTTTTGATAGATAGGTGGCCGTGCTTGAATAGTACTGCTTGCATGACCCTGAATATTACATGTACACCCCCTTGCGCAGGCGGACCAGTTTGCACAGGTGCAGCGGCTGATGTCTGCGAAACAGCATGCAATTTGGGGGTGTTGACAGCACCGACAGCTTGTCCTGATGGTGTCGGAACGCAACAGAGTTGGTGTGGAAGCAATATTGGAGCTACAGCTGCCAACCCTTACAGTTACCAACTCAGTTGTTCTGGAGGTGGCGATATGCCCACGTTTGTTCCGGAAGTTTGGTACAGTTTCACTCCTCAAGGGAATTCGCTGAGCATTGCCGTGAATGGATTGATATCTCCTTCAATCGGTCTTTGGAGTGGAGATTGTGCAGGTTTGGCTGGTATTGGTTGTGCAAATGGTTCGGGAAGTGCCAATTTGATTGTGGAACCCGTTATACCCGGAAACACATATTACCTTCAAGTTTCTGGCGGAAGTGTTGGTGATGTGGATGATTTTGAACTTTCAATTACCAATTCTTTCAACTGTGATATATGTTTGACCGAAGCCAGTATCTCTGTTAATCCGCCTCCAACCAACGGATTTTATCAGAATGGAACATCTGTAGAATTCTGCTACACGATTGACACCTGGGTACAGCAAAATATCAATTGGCTGCATGGAGTGCAGGTTTCTTTTGGTGCCGGTTGGGACCAAAGTACACTTACAACTGTTCCGGCAGCATCTGTGGATGGAATGGGCACTTGGAACTGGTACACTGGTCCTATTGCCAGTGCTATTCCCGCGAATGGTTCGTTTCCTTCAGGATTTTATTACGAAAGCATTCAGGATGATGACTTTGATAATAGTCCATCAGACCCAGGCGACAATTATGGAGATGAAGGTGATGGCGGATGGGAGTTTTGTTGGACAATTACATCCTCAGATTGCCCTCCAGGTTCAGATGGTATGAATTTAGGAGTTAATGTGACTACAACTGCTGATGGAGAAAGTGGCGACTGGACAAGTTATGCATGTTCGCCAGACCCTTCGGTTGTTTCCAATGCCATTTTGACCTGTTGTCCAGAACCCATACTTGTCAATTTAGTTGCGAATCCGTGTTTCGGGGATTGTTTAGGTAGTGCCACCGTTGTTGGTGACGGAATAGGGCCTTATAATTATACGTGGGTTCGAGATTCGAATAATTCGATCGTTTTTACAGACAACAACAATGGAGGTTCTAGCACTGCAATAAATCTTTGTGCAGGAACCTACACCATTACGGTGGAAGACACGTATAGTTCATGCGTAACCGAAATCGTAGTGACAATAACAGAACCGACAGTCGTTTCTGGTTCTTCCATCAATTCACCAGCTACTTGCAATGCATTTTCAGACGGTTCAACCACAGTAACAGCTTCTGGCGGGACGCCTCCTTACACCTTTGATATTGGATCCGGCCCTCAGGCCTCGGGTGCTTTCATAGGTCTTGCTGCTGGTTCATACTCGGTCACCGTGCTTGATGCGAACAACTGTAGTGATGTGGTGCCCATCACCATCTCTGAACCTACGCCTGTTGTTGGAACGTTGGATGCCACGGTAGATGCCGATTGTAACGGAGCAGCAACAGGTTCTGCAACGGTATCTGCATCAGGCGGAACAGCTCCTTACACTTTCGATATCGGTGCTGGGCCTCAGGCTTCGGGAACATTCACAGGGCTGACCGCGGGATCATACACCGTCAACATTCTGGATGCCAACAGCTGTCCTACCTCGGTGGCGGTGGTCATTG